In one window of Halomarina pelagica DNA:
- the surE gene encoding 5'/3'-nucleotidase SurE codes for MNVLLTNDDGIEETGLQALYEALSPVADVTAIAPAKDQSAVGRSMSSRVAVDEHELGYAIHGTPADCVVAGLEALAPETDLVVSGCNRGANLGQYVLGRSGTISAAVEAAFFGVPAVAVSMYIPTGEVDYTTFDPGVEEYAEAMRVARHVAEHALEEGVFEEADYLNVNVPLADGEPCEMEITTPSTVYDMGADRTEGHITLVDRIWNRMAEGEVVDPEGTDRRAIMERRVSVSPLTASHTPYQHDALDRLAAMY; via the coding sequence ATGAACGTCCTCCTGACGAACGACGACGGCATCGAGGAGACCGGGTTGCAGGCGCTCTACGAGGCGCTCTCGCCGGTCGCGGACGTGACGGCGATCGCCCCCGCGAAGGACCAGAGCGCCGTCGGGCGATCGATGTCGAGCCGCGTCGCCGTCGACGAACACGAACTCGGCTACGCCATCCACGGGACGCCCGCCGACTGCGTCGTGGCGGGTCTCGAGGCGCTCGCGCCCGAGACGGACCTCGTCGTCTCGGGGTGCAATCGGGGGGCGAACCTCGGACAGTACGTCCTCGGGCGGTCGGGGACCATCAGCGCCGCCGTCGAGGCGGCCTTCTTCGGCGTCCCCGCGGTCGCCGTCTCGATGTACATCCCCACCGGCGAGGTGGACTACACGACGTTCGACCCCGGCGTCGAGGAGTACGCCGAGGCGATGCGCGTCGCCCGTCACGTCGCGGAGCACGCCCTCGAGGAGGGCGTCTTCGAGGAGGCGGACTACCTCAACGTGAACGTCCCCCTCGCCGACGGCGAGCCGTGCGAGATGGAGATCACGACCCCCTCGACGGTGTACGACATGGGAGCGGACCGGACCGAGGGCCACATCACGCTCGTCGATCGCATCTGGAACCGGATGGCCGAAGGCGAGGTGGTCGACCCCGAGGGGACCGACCGCCGGGCGATCATGGAACGGCGGGTGAGCGTCTCGCCGCTGACGGCGTCGCACACTCCT